DNA from Microbacterium sp. SORGH_AS_0969:
CTCCCCGGCTCGGCTCCACGCCGCTTACGCCGCGCGCGAACGATCCCCGGTAAAGGTAGGACCCGTGACCCTGTTCGACGAGAACGTCTCCGTCGTGCCCGCTCCCGCACGCCGACGGTCACGCACGACCCTGTTCGGGTTGTGGTCCCTCGCCGTCGCGGTCGTGGTGCTCTTCGTCCTGACGTTCCTGCCGACGGCGTACGTGATCCAACAGCCGGGGCCGGTGCTCGACACGCTCGGAACGTCGAAGAACGCCGACGGCGTCGACGTGCCGCTCATCACGGTGCCGGACGAGAAGGGCGACCCGACGACGGGCCAGCTCGATCTGCTCACCGTCCAGGTCAACGGAAACCGCGAGCGTCGGCCCTCCTGGATCGAACTGGCGGCCGCCTGGTTCGACCCCTCCCGCGCGGTCATCCCGATCGACCGAATCTTCCCCGAGGGGCAGACGACCGAGCAGCGCAACACCGAGAACGCCGCGCTGATGACCGACTCGCAGCTCGAGGCCTCCGCGGCCGCGCTGCGCCAACTCGGCTACGACGTCCCCCAGCGCATCGTGGTGGGGAGCGTCACCGGTGATGGTGCCGCCTCGGGCCTCCTCGAGGCCGGCGACGTGATCGAGTCGGTCGACGGAGCCGCCACCCCGACGGCGGACGACGTCAAGGCCGCCATCCAGGCCGCGGGAGGTCAGCCCGTGACCTTCGGGGTCGACCGGGACGGCACTCAGACGACCGTGACCGTCACCCCGCGCCAGGGCGAGGTCAACGGGCAGCAGCAGTGGCTCGTCGGTATCGTGCTCGCCATCGGCTTCGATCTCCCCGTCGACGTCAAGATCCAGCTCAACGACATCGGCGGCCCGAGCGCGGGCATGATGTTCGCCCTCGGCATCATCGACAAGATGTCGCCCGGCGACCTCACCGGCGGACAGCACATCGCCGGCACCGGCACGATCGACGAGCAGGGTCAGGTCGGTGCGATCGGCGGCATCCGTCAGAAGCTCTACGGGGCTCGGGATGCCGGTGCCACCTGGTTCCTCGCCCCGTCGGCCAACTGCAACGAGGTCGTGGGCCACGTGCCGAACGGCATCCGGGTGTTCTCGGTGTCGACCCTCTCGGACTCCCTGAAGGTGCTGGAGACGATTCGCGAAGGCGGCGACCTCGACGCTCTGCCGACCTGCGAGGCGGGCAACAGCACGGGATCGTAGTATCCACGGCTCACCCACAGTGGTCGCGCCTAGGATGAGGTGGTGACCACGACCTCAGCGCCGAACCAGGCCACGCCGCCGAACCGCTCCCGACGAATCATCTCGATCAGCTTGGCGATCATCGCCGCGCTGGTCGTCGCCTTCTTCGTGTTCGCGAACCTCTACGCCGATTGGATGTGGTTCGCGCAGCTCGGGTTCACGACCGTGCTGACCACGCAGTGGATCGCGCGGGCCGTGATGTTCGC
Protein-coding regions in this window:
- a CDS encoding PDZ domain-containing protein, with amino-acid sequence MTLFDENVSVVPAPARRRSRTTLFGLWSLAVAVVVLFVLTFLPTAYVIQQPGPVLDTLGTSKNADGVDVPLITVPDEKGDPTTGQLDLLTVQVNGNRERRPSWIELAAAWFDPSRAVIPIDRIFPEGQTTEQRNTENAALMTDSQLEASAAALRQLGYDVPQRIVVGSVTGDGAASGLLEAGDVIESVDGAATPTADDVKAAIQAAGGQPVTFGVDRDGTQTTVTVTPRQGEVNGQQQWLVGIVLAIGFDLPVDVKIQLNDIGGPSAGMMFALGIIDKMSPGDLTGGQHIAGTGTIDEQGQVGAIGGIRQKLYGARDAGATWFLAPSANCNEVVGHVPNGIRVFSVSTLSDSLKVLETIREGGDLDALPTCEAGNSTGS